The following coding sequences lie in one Apium graveolens cultivar Ventura chromosome 3, ASM990537v1, whole genome shotgun sequence genomic window:
- the LOC141712675 gene encoding 2-methylpropanoate--CoA ligase CCL4-like encodes MNEMGPHPANSSPFTPLSFLERAAVVYGDTPSLIYNTTTYTWSQTHHRCLQLASSISSLSISPGDVVSVLAPNIPAMYELHFAVPMSGAVLNCINTRLDARTISILLKHSESKVLFVDHQITSVALEAVSVIPPHLRPTLVLITEDGDEMESTMSHNFDHSYEKLVEKGDPMFNWIRPRSDWDPIVLNYTSGTTASPKGVVHSHRGLFIMSVDGLVEWSVPKQPVYLWTLPMFHANGWCYTWGMAAVGATNICLRKFDSDLIYENIIKHGVTHMCGAPVVLNMLSNNSQTVKLRNPVQILTAGAPPPAAVLMRTEKLGFVVSHGYGLTEVGGLVVMCLWKREWDCLTETERARLKARQGVRTVGCTQVDVVDTESGLSVKRDGLTLGEVVLRGGSVMLGYLKDKEGTFKCLKNGWFYTGDVAVMHEDGYLEIKDRSKDVIISGGENLSSVEVESVLYLHPAVNEAAVVARPDEFWGETPCAFVSLNAGMRVNDKEIVEFCKEKLPKYMVPKNVVFKEELPKTSTGKIKKFLLRDMAKELGRSKM; translated from the coding sequence ATGAACGAAATGGGCCCACATCCCGCAAACTCATCGCCGTTCACCCCACTCTCCTTCTTAGAAAGAGCTGCCGTCGTCTACGGCGACACACCTTCTCTAATCTATAACACAACCACCTACACTTGGTCTCAAACTCACCACCGCTGTCTCCAGCTGGCATCTTCAATCTCATCTCTCTCCATCTCTCCCGGCGACGTCGTTTCAGTCCTTGCTCCTAACATTCCCGCCATGTACGAGCTTCACTTCGCTGTTCCTATGTCCGGTGCTGTTCTTAACTGCATCAACACTCGTCTCGATGCACGCACTATTTCGATTCTTCTTAAACACTCTGAATCCAAAGTATTGTTTGTTGATCATCAAATCACTTCAGTCGCTCTCGAAGCAGTTTCTGTTATTCCACCTCATTTACGCCCTACTTTAGTCCTCATCACGGAAGATGGGGATGAAATGGAGTCAACTATGTCGCATAATTTTGATCATAGTTATGAAAAGTTGGTTGAGAAGGGTGATCCGATGTTTAATTGGATTAGACCGAGATCGGATTGGGATCCGATTGTGCTTAATTACACATCAGGCACAACAGCCTCGCCGAAAGGTGTTGTTCATAGTCATCGTGGATTGTTCATTATGTCTGTTGATGGTTTAGTCGAATGGTCCGTTCCCAAACAACCGGTTTATTTATGGACTTTGCCTATGTTTCATGCTAATGGTTGGTGTTATACTTGGGGAATGGCTGCTGTTGGAGCTACTAATATTTGTTTGAGAAAATTCGACTCTGATTTGATATATGAAAACATAATTAAACACGGAGTCACTCATATGTGTGGTGCTCCTGTTGTTTTAAATATGTTGTCCAATAATTCTCAGACTGTAAAATTACGAAATCCTGTTCAGATTTTGACTGCAGGAGCTCCGCCTCCTGCGGCGGTGCTGATGAGGACTGAGAAGCTAGGGTTTGTGGTCAGCCACGGATATGGATTGACTGAAGTTGGAGGATTGGTGGTGATGTGTTTGTGGAAACGAGAGTGGGATTGTTTGACGGAGACGGAGAGGGCGAGATTGAAGGCGAGGCAGGGTGTGAGGACGGTAGGATGTACGCAGGTTGACGTGGTGGATACTGAGTCAGGACTCAGTGTCAAACGCGACGGGTTGACTCTGGGTGAGGTTGTGTTACGAGGTGGGAGTGTTATGCTGGGTTATCTAAAAGACAAGGAAGGTACTTTCAAGTGTTTGAAAAATGGTTGGTTTTATACGGGTGACGTGGCAGTCATGCATGAGGATGGGTATTTGGAAATTAAGGATAGGTCTAAGGATGTGATTATTAGCGGGGGTGAGAATTTGAGTAGTGTGGAGGTTGAGTCCGTGTTGTATTTGCATCCTGCGGTGAATGAGGCCGCGGTCGTTGCGCGGCCTGACGAGTTTTGGGGCGAGACTCCTTGTGCGTTTGTGAGTTTGAATGCGGGAATGAGGGTTAATGATAAGGAGATTGTCGAGTTTTGTAAAGAGAAGTTGCCGAAATATATGGTGCCCAAAAATGTAGTGTTTAAGGAGGAGTTGCCCAAGACTTCAACTGGGAAGATAAAAAAGTTTTTGTTGAGGGATATGGCTAAGGAGTTGGGAAGGAGTAAGATGTGA